The window GGGGTCTGCGATAGTCTTAACGCAGCCCTCGTCAGAGGGTACCTTGACACGTCCTCTCAGCTGACCCCAGCGCTGGGACAGGGTCTTTAGCAAAAGGAGGCCGGCCTGTTTCTGGGACGAAGGCTGAAATCACATTTTCACAATTCCCCTTTCTGTCTGGGCCATGTTTAGCAAATAAGGAGCTCAGATGCGCTGTGCAAGAGAGGATCATGACAGTGATGATAGTGGAATAATAATTCGACACCACCTGTTTGATGTAGATGTCTGAAAGAGGTAGTTGTTGTTTAACCATATCAGAATAAAAAGTTGGTGGAGCTCTGCGCCGTttgctgggaggttgccggttcaaatcctgcagccggcagagggatcctactctgctgggcccctgagcaaggcccttcaccccagctgctccaggggtgctgtataaatgcccGACCctacgctctgacccccagcttctctctccctgtctgtgtgtctcatggagtgcaagctggggtctgcgaaaagacgaattcctgaTGCAAGAAATTGAATACACGTCCTGTAGAATACAGTCTTTGACGTAACACAGTTTTCTCAAGAATAACAAAGGCTATTGGATCTGCTTACATATGACGTGTTTTCTCCTCCAAGGTTCGTCTGTGATTAACAACAGTGCCAAGGTATTTTTGTAACAGCCTGATAAATTCTGTGAAAGGGGTTGAGCATTCATTTAGGAAGATGAATAAATTCATGATCCCCCTGttgcacagtatacagtatattgtaatgaATAACTTTCACAGCATTGATTGTGCACAATAAATACtaccagcacgtctttggactatgggtggaaactggagcacctggaaaaaCCCAGGCTCACatggggggaacatgcaaactccacacagacagcaccccaggaccgGAATTTAACCCCGGGTCACAGTGCCACTCTAgactcattcattcattcattgtcTCCTCCTCCGTCCGCAGGTGTGTTCATCACCAAGGGCGACGTGGGCGTGGGGACGATTGTGGGCTCGGCCGTCTTCAACATCCTGGTCATCATCGGCGTGTGTGGCCTCTTCGCCGGACAGGTACGTCTAGGCCTACGGCCTGTAGGGGGCGGAAGAGTGCGGCGCTCAGGGCTGTGAGCCCTGGTCCAGGAGGGTGAGGGTCCAGTCCACCCAGGTGTATCGGGGGTACCAGGGTTACAGGGGGATGGGGGACCCATCTGCCTTTGACTAGCATCTCTTCTGATACTGATCCATGGGATGAGCTCTGGGCTCAAGTATGGACTTTTCATTAACCTCTGCTGCAGGAAAACTGTGCAGCATGAGCTTCCTGGTTCAAGTCCACTCCCAGACGTGAAGTCACCCCCACACAGTGTAAGGCAGCTGGTGACCCCAGTGGACCTTAAGCAGTGGTCCACATAGGAACTCCAAAAGCAAAACACGCTAACCATTTCACTAATCCTAGAAATGCTCTCTGAACAGTTTAGGAACTCAGAACCCAACTAAGACCCAAACTGCTGTTCATGTCACTCCTGTTCTGGTGTCTCGGCAATGGCTGCCAGTGGCGTTTCGAATTGATCTTAAGATCTAAGACGTAACGCAGGGCCCCCAAATTCGTCTACAAGCTGGGCTTTGGAATGCTCCTACCGGAGAAATCCAGGGATTTCACCCCTTGGATACTTTTCAGTGCTACTTGTGttcaaaaccttttcaaagGTTGGATTTCTTCACCTTGTTTTATATACCCGACTCAGCATGAAATGCGTCCGTTATCTGAAAGGCGCTAATTCCTGGTAGGGGGTCCGGATCACCCGGATCTCCTCCCGGGAGCCCAGGTCACAAGGCAAGACTGCACCCTCAgcgggacaccagtccgtctTAGGACACACAGCCagagggaacatgcaaactccacccagatggttccaaaccccccccccccccgaatcGAAACCCAGAACCCAGGATTCGTGAGACAGCAGTGCGAGCCACTTGAGCACGCAAAAGGCACTGAAAAATCTGACTTTACGTCTCATTTAAGCTTAATCGTTTAGCAAATCGATGCAAAGGGGAGGGTCGTCTACTAccgggtctctctctctctgtccccagaCAGTGCTACTGACCTGGTGGTCTCTCTTCCGAGACTCCATCTACTACACATTCTCTGTGCTGGCCCTCATCTTGGTAAGTAACAGAGCTTTGAGTCTGCGGGAAGAGCACTAACACCTGGGATTATCTAAGGTATTATAttcaatataatatataataccttattatatactgtaaagtatatAAATTCCGTTCTTCAAATGAGATTCTACAGcacttttcagcctggaagGTGGGCTCTTGTTACCCCAGTGCAGGCGGTTAGGCGGGCTTCCCAGTGTCCATCTTCCAGAGCCGAGCCCCGATCGGCAGGAACGTCGGGGTGTTATAGGACGGGGGGGGacaggaaccggaggcaggtgtgGGAGATCAgtacagaacaaggaagggctggggCGTCCTGAAGAGGAGGAGGGGTTTGCGAACCCGACAGGACTGTTCTGGGCCTGTCTGcctgtgccccccccccccaacttgCACCCGGATCACTGTCGCCACTCGCCATCCCTTCCATCCCTGTCCGTGTTTTCCCTGTAGTCATTTCCGGATCAGACCCCGTCCGTGTTTTCCCAGTAGTCACTTCCGGATCAGACCCCGTCTGTGTTTTACCAGTAGTCACTTCCGGATCAGACCCCATCCGTGTTTTCCCTGTAGTCACTTCCGGATCAGACCCCGTCCGTGTTTTCCCTGTAGTCACTTCCGGATCAGACCCCGTCTGTGTTTTCCCAGTAGTCACTTCCAGATCAGACCCCATCCGTGTTTTCCCTGTAGTCACTTCCGGATCAGACCCCATCCGGATCAGTCAATTCTGGATCAGACCCCGTCCGTGTTTTCCCTGTAGTCACTTCCGGATCAGACCTGTCCGGATCAGTCAATTCTGGATCAGACCCCGTCTGTGTTTTCCCAGTAGTCACTTCCAGATCAGACCCCATCCGTGTTTTCCCTGTAGTCACTTCCGGATCAGACCCCATCCGGATCAGTCAATTCCGGATCAGACCCCATTTGTGTTTTCCCAGTAGTCACTTCCGGATCAGACCCCATCCGCGTTTTCCCAGTAGTCAATTCCGGATCAGATCCTGTTCGTCTTTTCCCTGTAGTCACTTCCGGATCAGACCTGTCCGGATCAGTCAATTCTGGATCAGACCCCGTCTGTGTTTTCCCAGTAGTCACTTCCGGATCAGACCCCATCCGCGTTTTCCCAGTAGTCACTTCCGGATCAGACCCCATCCGGATCAGTCAATTCTGGATCAGACCCCGTCTGTGTTTTCACAGTAGTCACTTCCGGATCAGACCCCATCCGGATCAGTCAATTCCGGATCAGATCCTGTTAGTCTTTTCCCAGTAGTCACTTCCGGATCAGACCCCATCCGTGTTTTCCCTGTAGTCACTTCCGGATCAGACCTGTCCGGATCAGTCAATTCTGGATCAGACCCCGTCTGTGTTTTCCCAGTAGTCACTTCCAGATCAGACCCCATCCGTGTTTTCCCTGTAGTCAATTCCGGATCAGACCCCATCCGTGTTTTCCCTGTAGTCACTTCCGGATCAGACCCCATCCGGATCAGTCAATTCTGGATCAGACCCCGTCTGTGTTTTCCCAGTAGTCACTTCCGGATCAGACCCCATCCGGATCAGTCAATTCTGGATCAGACCCCGTCTGTGTTTTCACAGTAGTCACTTCCGGATCAGACCCCATCCGGATCAGTCAATTCCGGATCAGATCCTGTTCGTCTTTTCCCAGTAGTCACTTCCGGATCAGACCCCATCCGTGTTTTCCCTGTAGTCACTTCGGGATCAgaccgtctgcacagggtcctaaaccCCGCGGGTGTCGGGGTTCTGGGAGGCTGGCGGGGGGGCCGGTCTCACACGGATCCGGCGGTAACCTCCTCTCTTTGGGTTTTTCCTCTCGCAGGTCATCTACGACGAGAAGGTGGCCTGGTAAGTTCTGCCGCGCAAACAGAACCCGTTTGAGAACCGATGAGGTGCTGCAGGTGGAGCTCTGTGTGTCTTCCGAGCAGCCCCTTCGCTTTTGACACGCGCTAAGCGGACTTCACTGTCTCTGTGGAGGGTCCTGTTGTAGAATGGCCACCTATAATTAAAATCCACCTATAATCCACGTCCACCCATACACCCCTCCATCTGTCCTCCTACCTGCCTGTCCACCCCTCCATCTGTCCACCCATACACCCCTCCATCTGTCCTCCTACCTGCCTGTCCACCCCTCCATCTGTCCACCCATACACCCCTCCATCTGTCCTCCTACCTGCCTGTCCACCCCTCCATCTGTCCACCCATACACCCTTCAATCTGTCCTCCTACCTGCCTGTTCACCCCTCCATCTGTCCACCCATACACCCCTCCATCTGTCCTCCTACCTGCCTGTCCACCCCTCCATCTGTCCACCCATACACCCCTCCATCTGTCCTCCTACCTGCCTGTCCACCCCTCCATCTGTCCACCCATACACCCTTCAATCTGTCCTCCTACCTGCCTGTCCACCCCTCCATCTGTCCACCCATACACCCTTCAATCTGTCCTCCTACCTGCCTGTCCACCCCTCCATCTGTCCACCCATACACCCTTCCATCTGTCCTCCTACCTGCCTGTTCACCCCTCCATCTGTCCACCCATACACCCTTCAATCTGTCCTCCTACCTGCCTGTTCACCCCTCCATCTGTCCACCCATACACCCCTCCATCTGTCCTCCTACCTGCCTGTCCACCCCTCCATCTGTCCACCCATACACCCCTCCATCTGTCCTCCTACCTGCCTGTCCACCCCTCCATCTGTCCACCCATACACCCTTCAATCTGTCCTCCTACCTGCCTGTTCACCCCTCCATCTGTCCACCCATACACCCTTCAATCTGTCCTCCTACCTGCCTGTCCACCCCTCCATCTGTCCACCCATACACCCTTCAATCTGTCCTCCTACCTGCCTCTTCACCCCTCCATCTGTCCACCCATACACCCCTCCATCTGTCCTCCTACCTGCCTGTTCACCCCTCCATCTGTCCACCCATACACCCTTCAATCTGTCCTCCTACCTGCCTGTTCACCCCTCCATCTGTCCACCCATACACCCTTCAATCTGTCCTCCTACCTGCCTGTCCACCCCTCCATCTGTCCACCCATACACCCTTCAATCTGTCCTCCTACCTGTCTATTCACCCCTCCATCTGTCCACCCATACACCCCTCCATCTGTCCTCCTACCTGCCTGTTCACCCCTCCATCTGTCCACCCATACACCCTTCCATCTGTCCTCCTACCTGCCTGTTCACCCCTCCATCTGTCCACCCATACACCCCTCCATCTGTCCTCCTACCTGCCTGTCCACCCCTCCATCTGTCCACCCATACAGCCTTCAATCTGTCCTCCTACCTGCCTGTCCACCCCTCCATCTGTCCACCCATACACCCTTCAATCTGTCCTCCTACCTGCCTGTCCACCCCTCCATCTGTCCACCCATACACCCTTCCATCTGTCCTCCTACCTGCCTGTCCACCCCTCCATCTGTCCACCCATACACCCTTCAATCTGTCCTCCTACCTGCCTGTTCACCCCTCCATCTGTCCACCCATACACCCTTCAATCTGTCCTCCTACCTGCCTGTCCACCCCTCCATCTGTCCACCCATACACCCTTCAATCTGTCCTCCTACCTGTCTGTTCACCCCTCCATCTGTCCACCCATACACCCCTCCATCTGTCCTCCTACCTGCCTGTTCACCCCTCCATCTGTCCACCCATACACCCTTCAATCTGTCCTCCTACCTGCCTGTCCACCCCTCCATCTGTCCACCCATACACCCTTCAATCTGTCCTTCTACCTGCCTGTCCACCCCTCCATCTGTCCACCCATACACCCTTCAATCTGTCCTCCTACCTGCCTGTCCACCCCTCCATCTGTCCACCCATACACCCTTCAATCTGTCCTCCTACCTGCCTCTTCACCCCTCCATCTGTCCACCCATACACCCCTCCATCTGTCCTCCTACCTGCCTGTTCACCCCTCCATCTGTCCACCCATACACCCCTCCATCTGTCCTCCTACCTGCCTCTTCACCCCTCCATCTGTCCATCCACCAGTCTATTCACCCCTCCATCTGTCCTCCAGTCTATTCACCCCTCCATCTGTCCACCTACCAGTCTATTCACCCCTCCATCTGTCCACCCACCAGTCTATTCACCCCTCCATCTGTCCTCCAGTCTATTCACCCCTCCATCTGTCCACCAGTTTATTCACCCTTCCATCTGTCCTCCAGTCTATTCACCCCTCCATCTGTCCACCTACCAGTCTATTCACCCCTCCATCTGTCCACCCACCAGTCTATTCACCCCTCCATCTGTCCTCCAGTCTATTCACCCCTCCATCTGTCCTCCAGTCTATTCACCCCTCCATCTGTCCACCTATCAATCTattcatccattcattcatcAATTCCATCCACCCATCCGGCTATCAGTTCATCCACTCACCCCCTCATCCACTCCCCTCACCCACCCAGTACACCACAGGCAGCGGAAGGGCATTTCACAGTACCCTCACCCCTCCAGCCACCAGTGGGCTGATACACACCTGCCCATCTCCTGACGAATGGACAAGGGAAAACGAGAGCCACTGCTGTCCTAATCTCAGCAGCCCTTCTCTCTCTGGCCTGCAGGTGGGAGTCCCTGATCCTGATATCCATGTATGGCGTCTACATCCTCATCATGAAGTGAGTTCCTGCATGAAATTAAATTCTCCTAGTCTTCCCCTGAAGTGCTTCTCGGGTTCAGGCGTTTTTGCACAGAGTAGCTGGTGACTGTACCCCACCTTCAGGGACTTGTTTCAGGTGCCCTTCtgttcttctctgttcaaaactaaagagactcagtgcCTCCAGCCtatcagtgtgggacactgccttcagactaaagagactcagttccttcagcctgttagTGTGGGACACCCCCTTCAggctaaagagactcagttcctccagcctgtcagtgtgggacactcccttcagactaaagagactcagttccctcagcctgtcagtctgagacactcccttcagactaaagagactcagttccctcagccatcagtgtgggacagtcccttcagactaaagagactcagttcctccagcctgtcagtatgGGACAGTCCCTTcaaactaaagagactcagttccttatgcctgtcagtgtgggacactcccttcagactaaagagactcagttccctcagcctgtcagtgtgggacactcccttcagcctaaagagactcagttcccccagcctgtcagtgtgggacactcctttcagactaaagagactcagttccttcagcctgtcagtgtgggacactcccttcagacacAGTATTCTAGACCTTACTAGTGTGTTATATTGTTTAGCATTATGGCCcctattttaaattttgaacCCCTAGTCTTCGGGAAAGAACTGTTTCTTTCAGTTTGCCTAGAACTCTTTGATCTGAGATCTCAGACTCAGTGTTTTCTGGTACTTGTTCTGCCTGAGCCCTCAATTACATTGTGGGTCAAATACGTGACTGTTCTGTTAATGAAGTGAATGAGTTGAGTTGGACCCTCCAACTCAGAGCTCTTTCCAGGTCCTGGGGATCCCCACCACCCCCcggcagtgtgtacccccacctggatgaggcgccagtccgctccccacaccccagctctcagtggggaggagagcagagtgatggagccagttcagagaggggggctattaggaggccatgatgggtaaaggccaggggggaaatttggccaggacaccggggtaacacccctactcttctcgagagacaccctgggatttttaatgaccacagagagtcaggacctcggtttgacgtctcatccgaaggacggcgcctgtttacagtctagtgtcccccctcactatactggggcatcaggacccacacagaccgcagggtgagcgccccctgctggcccccactaacacctcttccagcagcagcctcagctttccccaagaTGGCGGGAGATCCAATCCCACCGATCCAAGAGTCTCCGATGTCTCGATCCAGGTTTAACTCCAGGATCCAAAACTTCATGGAGCGCCAGCGCAGCAGGGGGTGTCACCTGATGAACGGCCGGCACCGGCAGGGGCCCGCGGGGGAGGGGGCGCACTCCGAAACCTCCATGGTCATGCTGAGGAAGGGTGAGTGTCCTCGTCCCgtctctcctccccccccccttcgATCAGGATGCACTCCCATTCCGGTCCCTGCAATTCCGGTCCTGGTCTTGGATCTTTCCAAGACATCACTGCcactcactccagggccagttGGACCTCCGGGTCTCCGGGTTTTCGTTCTGCCCTGGACTCTGAGTGGCATCCAGTGGTCTCTAATAGGTCTTAATTGATCTGCTTCCAGGCTGTAACTCACGTTACCTGTAAGATCTGGATTGTAccccctccaggatcaggagtggATACCTTGACGATGCGTTCATTATTTAATTGATCCCTGACTTCTGAGGCTGTTGCTCACTTTTGAAAGTGTAGTCAGCAGGTGAGCCGAGGCAATGGAATGGAGATGCTAGTACTGACTGAGGTGAAGCAGTCTGTGATCACAATGTGGTATAATGTACTGCAGCCAGTAagtgggctccagtgggctctACTGTATCTGACTGGGCACCAGTGTGCTATACAGTATCTGACTGGGCTCCAGTGTGCTCTACTGTACCAGACTAGGCACCAGTGGGCTCTACTGTACCAGACTGGGCAGCACTTGGCTCTACTGTACCAGACTGGGCAGCACTTGGCTCTACTGTACCAGACTGGGCTCCAGTATGctatactgtatctgactgGGCACCAGTGGGCTCTACTGTACCAGACTGGGCTCCAGTGTGCTCTACTGTATCTGATTGGGCACCAGTGGGTTCTACTGTACCAGACTGGGCTCCAGTGTGCTCTACTGTATCTGACCAAGGCAATGGAATGGAGATGCTAGTACTGACTGAGGTGAAGCAGTCTGTGATCACAATGTGGTATAATGTACTGCAGCCAGTAagtgggctccagtgggctctACTGTATCTGACTGGGCACCAGTGTGCTATACAGTATCTGACTGGGCTCCAGTGTGCTCTACTGTACCAGACTAGGCACCAGTGGGCTCTACTGTACCAGACTGGGCAGCACTTGGCTCTACTGTACCAGACTGGGCTCCAGTATGctatactgtatctgactgGGCACCAGTGGGCTCTACTGTACCAGACTGGGCTCCAGTGTGCTCTACTGTATCTGATTGGGCACCAGTGGGTTCTACTGTACCAGACTGGGCTCCAGTGTGCTCTACTGTATCTGACTGGGCACCAGTGGGCTCTACTGTACCGGACTGGGCTCCAGTGTGCTCTACTGTATCTGACTGGGCACCAGTGGGCTCTACTGTACCAGACTGGGCTCCAGTGTGCTCTACTGTATCTGACTGGGCACCAGTGGGCTCTCAGTGACATCGGAGTTGTGTGTCTCCTGcacaggaccttggttttacatctcatctgaaggacggcgcctgtttacagtctagcgtcccccgtcactatactggggcattaggacccacacagaccgcagggtgagcgccccctgctggcccccactaacacctcttccagcagcagcctcagctttcccaggagtctcccctccaggtactggtcaggctcccacctgctgagtctccagtggggagctgcagggcgatatggctgctggctaggaGTTTGTCCTCCTAGATGGGGTGGTGTCTCTTGACCAGACCCATCCTGCCCAGTCTGCTCTGTCGTGACCCCCCTGTGTCCTCGGCAGGCCGGCGCTCGGTCCAGGAGTCCCCGGTCCTGATGGTGGACGAGCTCTTCAGCCTGCACCCCCACCAGCTGTCCTTCCCCGAGGCCAGCCTGCGCATCATGATCACCCAGCACTTCTCCCCCCGCACGCGGCTCAGCATGGCCGGCCGCATGCTCATCAACGAGGTGAGTCCTGCGGGCACTGGGACTGGCCTCTCCGGGGCTCTGCTGTATCTGACTGGGCtgcactgggctctactgtgtCTGACTGGGCACCAGTGGGCTCTACTGTGTCTGACTGGGCACCAGTGGGCTCTACTGTATCTGACTGGGCACCAGTGGGCTCTACTGTGTCTGACTGGGCACCAGTGGGCTCCACTGTATCTGACTGGGCtgcactgggctctactgtgtCTGACTGGGCACCAGTGGGCTCTACTGTATCTGACTGGGCtgcactgggctctactgtttCTGACTGGGCtgcactgggctctactgtaccAGACTGGGTTCtactgggctctactgtaccAGACTAAACaccactgggctctactgtaccagactgggctgcactgggctccactgggctctactgtaccAGACTGGGCTCTAATGGGCtccactgggctctactgcaccAGACTGAACACCACTGGGCTCCACTGTACCAGACTGGGCTCCACTGGGCTCtactgggctctactgtaccAGACTGAACaccactgggctctactgtaccAGACTGGGCTCCACTGGGCtccactgggctctactgtaccAGACTGGGCACCAGTGTGCTCTACTGTACCAGACTGGGCtccactgggctctactgtaccAGACTGAACACCACTGGGCTCCACTGTACCAGACTGGGCTCCACTGGGCtccactgggctctactgtaccAGACTGGGCtccactgggctctactgtaccAGACTGGGCACCAGTGTTCTCCACTGTACCAGACTGGGCACTAGTGTGCTCCACTGTACCAGACTGGGCACCAGGGTGCTCTACTGTACCAGACTGAACACCACTGGGCTCCACTGTACCAGACTGGGCtccactgggctctactgtaccAGACTGGGCACCAGTGTGCTCTACTGTACCAGACTGGGCtccactgggctctactgtaccAGACTGGGCAGCACTGTGCTCTACTGTACCAGACTGGGCTCCAGTGTGCTCCACTGTACCAGACTGGGCACCAGTGTGCTCCACTGTACCAGACTGGACaccactgggctctactgtaccAGACTGGGCtccactgggctctactgtaccAGACTGGGCACCAGTGTGCTCTACTGTACCAGACTGGGCtccactgggctctactgtaccAGACTGGGCAGCACTGTGCTCTACTGTACCAGACTGGGCACCAGTGTGCTCAACTGTACCAGACTGCACaccactgggctctactgtaccAGTGTGCTCCCGAACCCCAGAACCCAAGATCCCCGGATCTCAAGAACACCAGCCCCTCCGGAGCACCAGGACCCACgttctccccctctctcccgccCGGCAGAGGCAGCGGCTGATCCGCACCAGGAGCCCCGGGGGCAGCAGCGGCAGCGGGGCGGGGGGCGAGGACACCCCGGCGAGGGGCGTGTCCGCGGCGGGGGGCGGCGGGGGCGGCGGTGGCGGCGGGGGCTCCTGGGCTCTGGAGAACGGGGGTGCCCTGGACCACGAGAGGCAGCCCCTGGAGGAGCCCGGGGAGAGGGACGAAGCGGGGCGCCCGGAGGGCGAGACGGGGGGCGATCCCGGCCGGCCcgaggaggaggaagatgagGAGGAAGGGGTCTTCTCTCCCCTGCGGATGCCAGGTAAGCGGGCATGCAGGCTGGCTTAGAATAGCCAAGGAAAGGTCTGTCTGATACTCTCTCCTCTGCTCTGTACCCGCAAGGGGACTGTGTGCCCGGGCAGTGTCTGAtactctctctcctctgctcTGTACCCGCAGGGGGGCTGTGTTCTCGGGCAGTGTCTGATACTCTCTCTCCTGTGCTCTGTACCTGCAGGGGGGCTTTGTGCCCAGGCAGTGTCTGATACTCTCTCTCCTGTGCTCTGTACCCGCAGGGGGGCTGTGTTCTCGGGCAGTGTCTGAtactctctctcctctgctcTGTACCCACAGGGAGGCTGTGTGCCCGGGCAGTGTCTGATACTCTGTCCTGTGCTCTGTACCCGCAGGGGGACTGTGTGCCCGGGCAGTGTCTCATACTCTCTCTACTCTGCTCTGTACCCACAGGGGGGCTGTGTGCCCGGGCAGTGTCTGATACTCTCTCTCCTGTGCTCTGAACCCGCAGGGGGACTGTGTGCCTGGGCAGTGTCTGATACTCTCTCTCCTGTGCTCTGTACCCGCAGGGGGACTGTGTGCCCGGGCAGTGTCTGATACTTTCTCTCCTCTGCTCTGTACCCGCAGGGGGACTGTGTGCCCGGGCAGTGTCTGATACTCTCTGTCCTGTGCTCTGAACCCGCAGGGGGGCTGTGTGCCCGGGCAGTGTCTGATACTCTCTCTCCTGTGCTCTGAACCTGCAGGGGGGCTGTGTGCCCAGGCAGTGTCTGATACTCTCTGTCCTCTGCTCTGTACCTACAGGGGGGCTGTGTGCCCGGGCAGTGTCCGATACTCTCTGTCCTCTGCTCTGTACCCACAGGGGGACCGTGTTCTCGGGCAGTGTCTGATACTCTCTCCTCTGCTCTGTACCCACAGGGGGACTGTGTGCCCGGGCAGTGTCTGATACTCTCTCTCCTGTGCTCTGTACCCGCAGGGGGACTGTGTGCCCGGGCAGTGTCtgacactctctctcctctgctcTGTACCCGCAGGGGGACTGTGTGCCCGGGCAGTGTCTGAtactctctctcctctgctcTGTACCCGCAGGGGGACTGTGTGCCCGGGTGAAGTGGCTGGTATCCTGGCCCCTGTCTCTGCTGCTCTACTGCACTGTGCCCAACTGCATCCTGCCACGCTGGCACAAGTGGTTCATGGTGACCTTCCTGATGTCCACCCTCTGGATAGCCATCTTCTCCTACGTCATGGTCTGGATGGTGAGAGCTGGGCAACCTTTTAT is drawn from Lepisosteus oculatus isolate fLepOcu1 chromosome 18, fLepOcu1.hap2, whole genome shotgun sequence and contains these coding sequences:
- the LOC102697333 gene encoding sodium/potassium/calcium exchanger 3, which codes for MKPKPTPGMKTLGRRRRRQLLLLRGLCCCCGGAGLLLATGWLARLAPGTAPEVHSPGFDLEDPGPGWNTRRLAFHREDNQTLNCTRAAIHEFPEDIFTRGERKRGAVLLHVLCAVYMFYALAIVCDDYFVPSLEKISENLQLSEDVAGATFMAAGSSAPELFTSLIGVFITKGDVGVGTIVGSAVFNILVIIGVCGLFAGQTVLLTWWSLFRDSIYYTFSVLALILVIYDEKVAWWESLILISMYGVYILIMKFNSRIQNFMERQRSRGCHLMNGRHRQGPAGEGAHSETSMVMLRKGRRSVQESPVLMVDELFSLHPHQLSFPEASLRIMITQHFSPRTRLSMAGRMLINERQRLIRTRSPGGSSGSGAGGEDTPARGVSAAGGGGGGGGGGGSWALENGGALDHERQPLEEPGERDEAGRPEGETGGDPGRPEEEEDEEEGVFSPLRMPGGLCARVKWLVSWPLSLLLYCTVPNCILPRWHKWFMVTFLMSTLWIAIFSYVMVWMVTIISYTLGIPDVIMGITFLAAGTSVPDCMASLIVARQGMGDMAVSNSIGSNIFDILLGLGFPWAMQTLVVDYGSSVFINSKGLLYSVILLLASVFLTVLGVHLNHWRLDRKLGLSVLTLYAIFLLCSILIELNVLANLPACL